From a single Lolium rigidum isolate FL_2022 chromosome 7, APGP_CSIRO_Lrig_0.1, whole genome shotgun sequence genomic region:
- the LOC124672959 gene encoding probable indole-3-acetic acid-amido synthetase GH3.11, producing MDNNKPCYKINDALQELEMLAVNAKEAQQLILTKILERNQASEYLRKFMNGSTNISTFMRNVPVVTYDVVQPYIARISSGEDSSILCGERIVELLRSSGTSRGEPRLMPAISEDLDRRTYLYSLLMPIMNKYVSGLDEGKAMYLLFVKAETLTSSGIPVRSVLTSYYKSPHFLHRKHDLYNNYTSPDEVILCPDSQQSMYCQLLCGLVERQHVLRLGAVFASAFLRSISFLERYWCDLVNDIRLGKLNSSVTDTACRLAMVHFLALPNPELADELEEICSCGPWKGILGRLWPNVKYIEAVLTGTMAQYIPMLEFYSGARIPLVCTMYASSESYFGVNLRPLCKPTDVSYTILPNMAYFEFIPLEDGLRVMEEDEVVENDKLVNLVDVKVGCYYELVVTTFSGLYRYRVGDVLQVTGFYNCAPQFKFICRRNVILSIDSDKTNEEDLHNSVTRSKKILEDRNYILLEYTSYTDTSTVPGHYVLFWEIKSTSEGVTPLDAELLESCCISVEESLDYIYRRCRAHDKSVGPLEIRLVEAGAFDALMDLLVSQGSSINQYKTPRCIESGLALKLLNSKVIASFFSPRDPEWTM from the exons aTGGACAACAATAAGCCATGCTATAAGATAAATGATGCTCTTCAAGAGCTTGAGATGTTGGCAGTGAATGCCAAAGAAGCCCAACAGCTTATACTGACAAAAATCCTTGAGAGGAATCAGGCTAGTGAATACTTGAGAAAATTCATGAATGGATCCACAAATATTTCCACCTTCATGAGAAATGTTCCAGTAGTGACATATGATGTGGTCCAGCCCTACATTGCGAGGATCTCAAGTGGCGAGGATTCTTCAATTTTATGTGGAGAACGAATTGTAGAGCTTCTGAGAAG CTCTGGAACTTCTCGGGGTGAGCCAAGATTGATGCCAGCCATCTCTGAGGATCTTGACCGCCGAACCTACCTTTATAGTCTGCTGATGCCCATAATGAACAA GTATGTGTCGGGCCTTGATGAAGGGAAGGCCATGTATCTTCTCTTTGTGAAAGCGGAAACACTCACAAGTTCTGGCATTCCAGTTCGATCAGTCCTCACTAGCTATTACAAGAGCCCTCACTTCCTGCACCGCAAACACGACTTGTACAACAACTACACCAGTCCTGATGAGGTAATTCTTTGCCCTGACAGCCAGCAGAGCATGTACTGTCAGCTGCTCTGTGGCCTGGTCGAACGCCAGCATGTCCTTCGTCTCGGGGCAGTCTTCGCCTCAGCATTCCTTCGGTCTATCAGCTTTCTTGAACGGTACTGGTGTGACCTTGTTAACGACATACGGCTTGGTAAACTCAATTCCAGTGTCACCGATACTGCGTGTCGGTTGGCCATGGTGCACTTTCTTGCGTTGCCCAACCCAGAGCTAgctgatgagcttgaggaaatctgCAGCTGTGGGCCATGGAAGGGGATTCTAGGCAGGCTATGGCCTAATGTCAAGTACATCGAAGCTGTTCTTACAGGCACAATGGCACAATACATCCCCATGCTGGAGTTCTATAGTGGTGCTAGGATTCCCTTGGTCTGCACCATGTATGCTTCCTCGGAGAGCTATTTTGGTGTCAATCTAAGGCCACTGTGTAAACCCACTGACGTGTCTTACACGATCCTCCCAAACATGGCCTATTTTGAGTTCATACCTTTGGAGGATGGCCTCAGAGTGATGGAGGAGGATGAGGTGGTGGAGAATGATAAGCTTGTTAATCTGGTGGATGTCAAGGTCGGATGCTACTATGAGCTTGTGGTTACCACATTTTCCG GTCTTTACAGGTATAGGGTCGGCGATGTGCTTCAGGTGACAGGCTTCTACAATTGTGCACCACAGTTCAAATTCATCTGCCGGAGAAACGTCATACTCAGCATCGACTCCGACAAGACCAACGAGGAGGATCTCCACAATAGTGTCACTCGTTCCAAGAAAATCCTGGAGGATCGGAACTACATCCTCCTGGAGTACACTAGCTACACAGATACTTCCACTGTCCCTGGCCACTACGTCCTCTTCTGGGAGATCAAGTCCACCAGCGAAGGTGTGACGCCTCTGGATGCTGAGCTCCTTGAGAGCTGCTGCATCTCAGTCGAGGAGTCGCTCGACTACATCTACAGGCGCTGCAGAGCTCATGACAAGTCGGTAGGCCCTCTGGAAATACGATTGGTTGAGGCCGGAGCGTTTGATGCTCTGATGGATCTGTTAGTTAGTCAAGGCAGTTCTATTAACCAGTACAAGACCCCAAGATGCATCGAGTCTGGGCTCGCATTGAAGCTGCTGAACTCCAAGGTCATCGCTTCCTTCTTCAGTCCCCGGGATCCTGAGTGGACTATGTAA